The proteins below come from a single candidate division KSB1 bacterium genomic window:
- the mazG gene encoding nucleoside triphosphate pyrophosphohydrolase, protein MPLAQQFLQLVEIMAKLRSPEGCPWDREQTHQSLRPYLLEETYEVLETIDQEKYGELQKELGDLLLQVIFHAQIAGEDGRFTIGDVIAEISGKLIRRHPHVFGDRKVNSAAEQKILWEHLKKAEGKNSVIDGIPVSLPALQRAQRLQQKAGTIGFEWENIEQVIQKFHSELAELEDARRSGDGNQIEDEFGDLLFALVNVGRWLDLNAEDALRRACEKFSRRFRYLEERLQTTGEDLNNMPMEKWEVLWDEAKQATT, encoded by the coding sequence ATGCCCCTCGCACAACAGTTTTTGCAGTTGGTGGAAATTATGGCCAAGCTCCGCTCTCCGGAGGGCTGTCCGTGGGATCGCGAGCAAACGCATCAATCGCTGCGGCCTTATCTTTTGGAAGAAACCTACGAAGTGCTCGAAACCATCGACCAGGAGAAATATGGCGAGCTGCAAAAAGAGCTGGGCGATTTGCTGCTGCAAGTGATTTTTCACGCTCAGATTGCCGGTGAAGACGGGCGTTTTACGATCGGCGACGTTATTGCGGAAATCAGCGGCAAATTGATCCGCCGTCATCCGCACGTCTTCGGCGATCGCAAGGTCAATTCTGCCGCCGAACAAAAGATTTTGTGGGAACACCTGAAGAAGGCAGAAGGCAAAAATTCCGTGATTGACGGTATTCCGGTGTCGCTACCGGCTTTGCAGCGCGCGCAGCGCTTGCAGCAAAAGGCCGGCACCATCGGATTCGAATGGGAGAACATCGAGCAAGTCATCCAAAAATTTCACTCGGAATTAGCTGAACTGGAAGACGCCCGCCGATCCGGCGATGGCAATCAAATTGAGGACGAATTTGGCGATCTTCTCTTCGCGCTGGTGAACGTTGGCCGTTGGCTTGATCTCAACGCTGAAGACGCCCTCCGCCGCGCCTGCGAAAAATTCAGCCGGCGGTTTCGATACCTTGAAGAACGCCTGCAAACCACCGGAGAAGATTTGAATAACATGCCGATGGAAAAATGGGAAGTGCTTTGGGATGAAGCCAAGCAAGCAACGACCTGA
- a CDS encoding DUF3467 domain-containing protein gives MSNNMIQQQINIELGEKEAEGIYSNLAIINHTPSEFVIDFVRFFPGVPKARVHARIVMTPQHAKSLVRALSENIERYEKTFGEIKILGDDKPKEFGFKPAVESNVASRE, from the coding sequence ATGAGTAACAATATGATTCAGCAGCAAATCAACATCGAGCTCGGCGAAAAAGAGGCTGAGGGCATTTATTCTAATTTGGCCATCATCAATCACACGCCGTCGGAATTCGTGATCGATTTCGTGCGTTTCTTTCCGGGCGTGCCGAAAGCGCGCGTGCATGCCCGCATCGTCATGACGCCGCAACATGCGAAATCATTGGTGCGTGCTTTATCCGAGAATATCGAACGCTATGAAAAAACGTTCGGCGAAATCAAGATTCTCGGCGATGACAAGCCGAAGGAGTTCGGTTTTAAACCGGCAGTTGAGAGTAATGTTGCAAGTCGTGAGTAG